A single genomic interval of Deltaproteobacteria bacterium harbors:
- the nusG gene encoding transcription termination/antitermination protein NusG — translation MAKNWYVVHTYSGYENKAKASLEERVKNFGQSAFFDEILVPTETVVELVKGKRRTSQRKIFPGYILVKMELNDETWHIVKGTPKVTGFAGHGTRPTPISEKELEGVIAQIKEGVSKPKPKVSFSAGDTVRVIDGPFVNFVGTVEEVRPEKRKVKVLVSIFGRATPVELDFVQIEKS, via the coding sequence ATGGCAAAAAACTGGTATGTGGTCCATACGTATTCAGGCTATGAGAACAAGGCCAAGGCCAGCCTGGAAGAACGGGTAAAGAACTTCGGCCAGTCCGCCTTTTTCGACGAGATCCTGGTCCCCACCGAAACGGTGGTGGAACTGGTCAAGGGGAAACGACGCACGTCTCAGAGAAAGATCTTTCCGGGTTACATTCTCGTCAAGATGGAATTGAACGACGAGACCTGGCACATCGTCAAGGGGACCCCTAAGGTCACGGGATTCGCCGGGCATGGTACACGGCCGACCCCGATCTCGGAAAAGGAACTGGAGGGGGTGATAGCCCAAATCAAGGAAGGCGTTTCCAAACCCAAACCGAAGGTCTCTTTCTCGGCAGGCGATACGGTCAGAGTCATCGACGGCCCCTTCGTGAATTTCGTCGGTACCGTGGAAGAGGTAAGACCGGAAAAAAGGAAGGTCAAGGTCCTGGTCTCAATCTTCGGCAGAGCTACTCCGGTGGAACTCGATTTTGTACAAATCGAGAAGAGCTAG
- the rplK gene encoding 50S ribosomal protein L11, giving the protein MAKKIIGMIKLQIPAGQANPSPPVGPALGQHGVNIMEFCKAFNAKTQGQEGTIIPAVITVYSDRSFTFITKTPPASILLKKAAQIAKGSSEPNRTKVGKITRSQIEEIARVKLPDLNAVDLEGAIRTIEGTARSMGIEIE; this is encoded by the coding sequence ATGGCAAAGAAGATTATCGGCATGATCAAACTGCAGATCCCTGCGGGGCAGGCAAATCCATCGCCACCGGTCGGGCCTGCCTTGGGCCAACACGGGGTCAACATCATGGAGTTCTGTAAGGCCTTCAATGCCAAGACTCAGGGGCAGGAGGGGACGATTATTCCTGCGGTGATCACCGTTTACTCGGATCGGTCTTTCACCTTCATCACCAAGACGCCGCCGGCCTCCATCCTTCTGAAAAAGGCAGCCCAGATCGCCAAGGGTTCCAGTGAACCGAACCGTACCAAGGTGGGCAAGATAACGAGGAGCCAGATCGAGGAGATTGCAAGGGTCAAGCTTCCCGATCTGAACGCGGTCGATCTGGAGGGAGCGATTCGAACCATCGAGGGAACAGCCCGCAGCATGGGCATCGAGATTGAGTAG
- a CDS encoding 50S ribosomal protein L1, with the protein MGKKGKKYLEARQKVDRTKKYGLEEAIRLATETSYARFDETVDIAIRLGVNPRKADQMVRGTVVLPHGTGKTSRVLVFAKGEKAKEAEEAGADFVGAEDLVEKIQGGWLDFDKAVATPDMMGQVGRLGKILGPRGLMPNPKVGTVTFDVARAVKEIKAGKVEFRVEKAGIVHAPLGKVSFGVDKLMENARSLLEVVMRAKPPTSKGVYLKGIALSSTLGPGIRVDPLEARNLLK; encoded by the coding sequence ATGGGGAAAAAAGGGAAAAAGTACTTGGAAGCAAGGCAGAAAGTCGATCGAACAAAGAAGTACGGCCTCGAAGAAGCGATCCGACTGGCAACGGAAACGAGCTATGCCCGGTTTGATGAGACCGTAGATATCGCCATCCGACTCGGAGTGAATCCCAGGAAGGCGGATCAGATGGTACGAGGCACAGTGGTGCTGCCCCATGGGACTGGAAAGACCAGCCGTGTCCTGGTGTTTGCCAAGGGAGAGAAGGCGAAGGAAGCCGAAGAGGCCGGGGCCGACTTCGTCGGTGCCGAAGACCTTGTGGAAAAAATCCAGGGGGGATGGCTCGACTTTGACAAGGCAGTGGCCACACCGGACATGATGGGCCAGGTCGGAAGATTGGGAAAGATCCTGGGACCGAGGGGGCTCATGCCCAACCCAAAGGTCGGCACGGTGACTTTCGACGTGGCCAGAGCGGTAAAGGAGATCAAGGCCGGGAAGGTGGAATTTCGGGTGGAAAAGGCGGGTATCGTCCATGCCCCATTGGGAAAGGTCTCCTTCGGAGTCGACAAGCTCATGGAGAACGCCCGGTCCCTCTTGGAGGTGGTCATGCGGGCAAAACCGCCCACTAGTAAGGGCGTATACCTCAAAGGGATCGCCCTTTCGAGCACCCTGGGCCCGGGCATAAGGGTCGATCCCCTGGAAGCTCGGAATCTGCTGAAATGA
- the rplJ gene encoding 50S ribosomal protein L10, whose translation MLRRDKERIVEELQEALKGVKAAVLSDYRGLNVEEMTLLRSQLREASVNYRVVKNALIKLAIKNTDLEPLASEINGPTALAFSYDDPLAPVKTLEGFNKKQPKLEIKGGMVEGRLLDREEIKKLAEIPSREVLLGRLMSVLSAGPTRVVTVLSQIPQRLLLVLNAISLQKQ comes from the coding sequence TTGCTGAGAAGAGATAAGGAAAGAATCGTCGAGGAATTACAGGAGGCGCTCAAAGGCGTTAAGGCTGCGGTTCTGTCCGATTACCGGGGGCTGAACGTGGAAGAGATGACTCTTCTCCGCAGCCAGCTCAGAGAGGCCTCCGTGAACTACCGTGTCGTGAAGAATGCATTGATCAAACTCGCCATCAAGAATACCGACCTCGAACCTCTCGCCAGCGAGATAAACGGCCCGACGGCCCTCGCCTTCTCGTATGACGATCCCTTGGCCCCTGTAAAGACCCTCGAGGGATTCAATAAGAAGCAACCCAAGCTCGAGATCAAGGGGGGAATGGTCGAAGGGAGGCTGCTCGACCGAGAGGAGATCAAGAAACTGGCCGAGATCCCGAGTCGAGAGGTTCTGCTAGGGCGGCTGATGTCGGTCCTCAGTGCTGGTCCGACCCGTGTGGTCACCGTCCTTTCTCAGATTCCACAGAGACTCCTTCTCGTACTGAATGCGATAAGCCTGCAAAAACAGTAG
- the rplL gene encoding 50S ribosomal protein L7/L12 — protein MTREDVKNFIKNMTVLELSEFVKELEEEFGVTPVAPMVAGAVAAAGTAEAAPKEEKTEFDVILTGYGDKKIQVIKAVRELTGLGLKEAKDLVEGVPKAVKEGISKEETETVRKKLEDAGGTVEIK, from the coding sequence CTGACAAGAGAAGATGTGAAGAACTTCATAAAGAACATGACGGTTCTCGAACTCTCGGAGTTCGTCAAGGAACTCGAAGAGGAGTTCGGGGTCACCCCAGTGGCACCGATGGTCGCAGGTGCCGTTGCTGCGGCCGGGACGGCTGAGGCTGCCCCCAAGGAGGAGAAGACCGAATTCGATGTGATCCTGACCGGGTATGGCGACAAGAAGATCCAGGTGATCAAGGCCGTGAGAGAACTCACGGGCCTCGGTCTCAAGGAGGCCAAGGATCTCGTAGAGGGAGTACCCAAAGCCGTCAAGGAGGGAATATCCAAGGAGGAAACCGAGACGGTGAGGAAGAAACTCGAAGACGCGGGCGGCACCGTGGAAATCAAATGA
- the rpoB gene encoding DNA-directed RNA polymerase subunit beta — MSIENGQNLRKDFAKIKEVVGISNLIDIQTRSYSKFLQHDRPPEQREDTGLQGVFRNVFPITDFYDTASLEFVSYRLGEPKYDVDECVLKGATYAAPIKVTLRLVLYDIDDETGRRDIKAMKEQEVYFGEIPLMTENGTFIINGTERVIVSQLHRSPGVFFDHDQGKSSGKPLYYARIIPYRGSWIDFEFDSKDILYVRIDRRRKLPVTVLLRALGYSAKELLDYFYRREKIHIEEGRFVKDISFDLLEGQRSAVDIVDPKTNQVIVKKLRKINKAMAKKLEAAGITTLVVGESDLIDKYLADDVFDPDTGELIAECNEPVTEKLLQEFKTRNVPEFEILFIDNITVSSSLRDTLVLDKLSLTRQEKERLAETEPGKLPTQKETEKAIVEIYRRLRPGDPPTLETATTLFYNLFFNPERYDLSRVGRMKLNYKLGLKGVPEDQTVLRREDILEVVRYLINLKDGHGSVDDIDHLGNRRVRTVGELLENQYHIGLVRIERAIRERMSLQEIETLMPHDLINSKPLSAVIKEFFGSSQLSQFMDQTNPLSEITHKRRLSALGPGGLTRERAGFEVRDVHPTHYGRICPIETPEGPNIGLITSLSTYARINDYGFIETPYREVLDGRVTNRIRYLFALDEEKAVIAQANAPLDEEGRFLNPLVSARKGGEFAMVKPEEVDFMDVSPKQLVSVATSLVPFLEHDDANRALMGSNMQRQAVPLLVAEAPLVGTGMEKVVARDSGVTVVAKRGGIVEEVDASRIVVRCDQVSDDTDPGVDNYNLVKYQRSNQNTCMNQKPIVSKGDRVKAGQIIADGPATHNGELALGRNVLVAFMPWGGYNFEDSILLSEKLLKDDAYTSIHIEELECTARDTKLGKEEVTRDIPNVGEEALKDLDESGIIRIGAEVAPGDILVGKVTPKGETQLSPEEKLLRAIFGEKAGDVRDTSLRVPHGIEGIVIDAKVFSRKGVEKDERSKAIEDQERAKLLKNQSDEIRIINESARRRMERLLLGKKLTAPVIDPKSGAVLAEAHKKITAEMLKSIPTSRLVEVPVADEMVTARLRDILEGAEIQIDRVRERFEEKIAKLRLGDELPPGVIKTVKVYVAIKRRLSVGDKMSGRHGNKGIISRILPEEDMPFTEDGTPVEVVLNPLGVPSRMNVGQILETHLGWAAKGLGWQIQRFLEENYSPDALRKQIKSIYQSKEVDEYVDRQSDDEIIELARKIGEGVYMSVPVFDGASEDDIKETLKKADLPITGQTVLYDGRTGEQFDQKVTVGYMYLLKLHHLVDEKIHARSIGPYSLVTQQPLGGKAQFGGQRLGEMEVWALEAYGAAHSLQEFLTVKSDDVGGRTRAYEAIVRGEHVLEPGLPESFNVLVKELQSLGLDVELIEDRSARQEEATGS, encoded by the coding sequence ATGTCAATCGAGAATGGCCAGAATCTCAGAAAAGATTTTGCAAAAATCAAGGAGGTCGTGGGTATCTCCAATCTGATCGATATCCAGACCAGGTCGTACAGTAAGTTTCTCCAACACGATCGACCTCCCGAACAAAGGGAAGACACCGGGCTGCAAGGGGTATTCAGGAATGTCTTCCCTATTACGGATTTCTACGATACCGCCTCCCTGGAGTTCGTCAGCTACCGCCTGGGAGAACCCAAGTACGACGTGGACGAATGCGTCCTGAAGGGCGCTACCTACGCGGCACCCATAAAGGTGACCCTTCGCCTCGTGCTCTACGACATCGATGATGAAACAGGCAGGCGAGACATCAAGGCGATGAAGGAGCAGGAGGTCTACTTCGGGGAGATCCCTCTCATGACAGAGAACGGGACCTTCATCATCAACGGTACCGAGAGGGTCATCGTCAGCCAGCTCCACCGGTCACCCGGCGTCTTCTTCGACCACGACCAGGGCAAGAGCAGCGGCAAACCCCTTTACTACGCCCGGATCATTCCGTACAGGGGCTCGTGGATCGACTTTGAATTCGATTCCAAGGACATACTCTACGTCCGAATCGACAGGAGAAGAAAACTCCCCGTGACGGTTCTCCTCAGAGCCCTGGGGTATTCGGCCAAAGAGCTGCTCGACTACTTTTACCGCCGGGAGAAGATCCACATCGAGGAGGGAAGGTTCGTCAAGGATATCTCTTTCGATCTTCTCGAAGGGCAGAGATCCGCAGTCGATATCGTCGATCCAAAGACCAATCAGGTGATCGTCAAGAAGCTCCGGAAAATCAACAAGGCCATGGCCAAGAAACTCGAGGCCGCCGGCATCACAACTCTGGTCGTAGGGGAATCGGATCTCATCGACAAGTACCTGGCAGACGACGTCTTCGATCCTGACACAGGAGAGCTGATCGCCGAATGCAACGAACCCGTCACCGAGAAGCTCCTCCAGGAGTTCAAGACACGAAACGTACCGGAATTCGAGATCCTCTTCATAGACAATATCACGGTGAGCTCCTCTCTGAGAGACACTCTTGTTCTCGACAAGCTCTCCCTCACAAGGCAGGAGAAAGAGCGGCTGGCCGAGACGGAACCGGGAAAACTCCCCACCCAAAAAGAAACGGAGAAGGCCATCGTAGAAATCTACCGCCGTCTCCGTCCCGGGGATCCACCCACCCTGGAGACGGCCACCACCCTTTTCTACAATCTCTTTTTCAACCCGGAACGGTATGATCTCTCCCGGGTCGGCAGGATGAAACTCAACTACAAGTTGGGGTTGAAAGGGGTGCCTGAGGATCAAACGGTTCTCAGACGGGAGGACATACTCGAGGTGGTCCGTTACCTCATAAACCTGAAGGACGGTCATGGGAGTGTGGACGATATAGACCATCTCGGAAACCGGCGAGTCCGCACCGTGGGGGAACTCCTGGAGAACCAGTATCATATAGGTCTCGTGCGAATAGAAAGGGCCATTCGGGAACGAATGAGCCTCCAGGAGATCGAGACTCTCATGCCCCACGACCTGATCAACTCGAAGCCGCTTTCGGCAGTAATTAAGGAGTTCTTCGGAAGCAGCCAGCTTTCACAGTTCATGGACCAGACCAACCCTCTGTCGGAGATCACCCACAAGCGGAGGCTGAGTGCCCTGGGCCCTGGTGGCCTGACCCGGGAGCGGGCGGGTTTCGAAGTACGGGACGTCCATCCCACCCACTACGGCCGGATCTGCCCGATCGAGACACCCGAGGGACCCAATATCGGGCTCATCACTTCACTGAGCACCTACGCCAGGATTAACGATTACGGATTCATAGAAACCCCATACAGGGAGGTGTTGGACGGAAGGGTGACAAACCGGATCCGCTACCTCTTTGCCCTGGATGAGGAGAAGGCGGTCATCGCCCAGGCCAACGCCCCGCTGGACGAAGAGGGACGATTCCTCAATCCACTCGTCTCTGCGAGAAAGGGTGGGGAATTTGCCATGGTGAAGCCCGAAGAGGTCGATTTCATGGACGTCTCTCCGAAACAGCTGGTAAGCGTGGCCACTTCTCTTGTCCCTTTTCTGGAACACGACGACGCCAACAGAGCCCTTATGGGATCCAACATGCAGCGCCAGGCGGTTCCTCTTCTCGTAGCCGAGGCCCCACTGGTGGGAACTGGAATGGAGAAGGTTGTGGCCAGAGATTCAGGGGTGACTGTGGTGGCAAAACGGGGCGGAATCGTGGAGGAGGTTGATGCCTCAAGGATCGTTGTCCGCTGCGATCAGGTATCTGACGACACAGACCCGGGGGTGGACAACTACAACCTCGTAAAGTACCAACGGTCCAATCAGAACACCTGCATGAATCAGAAACCCATCGTCTCCAAGGGAGATCGAGTCAAGGCAGGCCAGATCATTGCGGACGGCCCCGCAACCCATAACGGTGAGCTGGCCCTGGGGAGAAACGTCCTGGTGGCTTTCATGCCGTGGGGAGGCTACAACTTCGAGGACTCCATCCTCCTCAGCGAGAAGCTGCTGAAAGATGATGCCTACACCTCGATCCATATCGAAGAGCTTGAATGCACGGCGAGAGACACTAAACTCGGCAAGGAGGAAGTCACTCGTGATATCCCCAACGTGGGCGAAGAGGCGTTGAAGGACCTCGACGAAAGCGGGATCATCCGGATCGGCGCCGAAGTCGCCCCCGGTGATATCCTGGTCGGCAAGGTCACTCCAAAGGGGGAGACCCAACTCTCTCCAGAGGAAAAACTGCTCAGGGCTATATTCGGAGAAAAGGCCGGGGATGTGCGGGATACATCCCTCCGGGTCCCTCACGGCATAGAGGGCATCGTGATCGATGCCAAGGTCTTCTCCAGAAAGGGGGTGGAGAAGGACGAAAGAAGCAAGGCCATAGAAGACCAGGAACGGGCCAAGCTCCTGAAGAATCAGTCCGATGAGATCCGAATCATCAATGAGAGCGCCAGGAGGAGGATGGAGCGGCTCCTCTTGGGCAAGAAGCTGACGGCTCCTGTCATCGATCCCAAGAGCGGAGCTGTCCTCGCTGAGGCCCACAAGAAGATCACGGCAGAAATGCTCAAGTCCATACCCACCAGCCGGCTCGTGGAAGTCCCCGTGGCGGACGAGATGGTTACGGCGAGACTGAGAGACATCCTGGAGGGTGCAGAGATTCAGATCGATCGTGTGAGGGAGAGATTCGAGGAGAAGATCGCCAAACTCAGACTAGGAGACGAACTGCCACCCGGGGTCATCAAGACGGTCAAGGTTTACGTCGCCATCAAGCGCCGGCTCTCGGTGGGGGACAAGATGTCCGGAAGACACGGTAACAAGGGGATAATCTCCCGCATACTGCCCGAGGAGGACATGCCTTTCACCGAGGACGGAACGCCCGTCGAGGTCGTCTTGAATCCCCTTGGTGTACCTTCCAGGATGAATGTGGGGCAGATCCTTGAAACTCATCTCGGATGGGCAGCCAAGGGGCTGGGCTGGCAGATCCAGCGGTTTCTGGAGGAGAATTACAGCCCGGATGCGTTGAGGAAGCAGATCAAGTCGATCTACCAATCCAAGGAGGTCGACGAATACGTCGACAGGCAGAGCGACGACGAGATCATCGAGCTGGCCAGAAAGATCGGCGAAGGCGTCTACATGTCGGTCCCGGTTTTTGACGGCGCTTCCGAAGATGATATCAAGGAAACCCTCAAGAAGGCCGATCTCCCGATCACCGGCCAGACGGTTCTCTACGACGGCAGAACAGGGGAGCAGTTCGACCAGAAGGTGACCGTAGGTTACATGTACCTGCTCAAGCTCCATCACCTGGTGGACGAGAAGATCCACGCACGGTCCATCGGACCCTATTCACTGGTAACCCAGCAGCCGCTGGGTGGGAAGGCCCAGTTCGGCGGCCAGCGGCTTGGAGAAATGGAGGTTTGGGCCCTCGAGGCCTATGGAGCCGCCCATTCACTACAGGAGTTTCTCACCGTGAAATCCGACGATGTGGGAGGAAGAACGCGAGCCTACGAGGCCATTGTCAGGGGCGAGCACGTCCTGGAGCCCGGGCTGCCCGAGTCTTTCAATGTGCTGGTCAAAGAGCTTCAAAGCCTCGGTCTTGACGTAGAACTGATTGAAGATAGGAGCGCCAGGCAAGAGGAGGCAACAGGTTCGTGA